In the genome of Xanthobacteraceae bacterium, one region contains:
- a CDS encoding 2-oxoacid:ferredoxin oxidoreductase subunit beta — translation MTWITKPKLHHPKLPVNALGFTHRDYEGAVSTLCAGCGHDSISSAIMQACFEIDLPPHRLAKLSGIGCSSKTPTYFLGQSHGFNSVHGRMPSVLTGANLANRDLVYMGISGDGDSASIGLGQFAHCIRRGVNMVYIVENNGVYGLTKGQFSATADKGSKSKKGVSNPDSPMDLVSLALIAGASFVGRSFSGDKKQLVELIKAAIAHKGAAFLDVISPCIAFNNHAGSTKSFDYVREHNEAVNALEFLEGREEITVDHDPGTTINVTQHDGSVLRLKKLAEDHDPTDRASVMNFIQRHNVRGEIVTGLLYVEPDSEDLHDRLGVTKRPLNTLSDQDLCPGSVMLEKINAGLR, via the coding sequence GTGACCTGGATCACGAAACCGAAACTGCACCATCCGAAGCTGCCGGTGAATGCGCTCGGCTTCACGCATCGCGACTACGAAGGCGCGGTCTCTACGCTGTGCGCGGGTTGCGGGCACGACTCGATTTCTTCCGCGATCATGCAGGCTTGTTTCGAGATCGACCTGCCGCCGCACCGGCTCGCGAAACTTTCCGGCATCGGCTGCTCGTCGAAGACGCCGACTTATTTCCTCGGCCAGAGTCACGGCTTCAATTCGGTGCACGGCCGCATGCCGTCGGTCTTGACCGGCGCGAACCTCGCGAACCGCGATCTCGTTTACATGGGCATTTCCGGCGATGGCGACTCGGCCTCGATTGGTCTCGGCCAGTTCGCGCATTGCATCCGCCGTGGCGTGAACATGGTCTACATCGTCGAGAACAACGGCGTGTATGGCCTCACCAAGGGCCAGTTTTCCGCCACCGCCGACAAAGGCTCGAAGTCGAAGAAAGGCGTCAGCAATCCCGACAGCCCGATGGACCTCGTTTCGCTCGCGCTGATCGCGGGCGCGAGCTTCGTCGGCCGTTCGTTCTCGGGCGACAAGAAGCAACTCGTCGAACTGATCAAGGCCGCGATTGCGCACAAGGGCGCGGCTTTCCTCGACGTGATCTCGCCCTGCATTGCCTTCAACAACCACGCCGGTTCGACCAAGAGCTTCGATTACGTGCGCGAGCACAACGAGGCGGTGAACGCGCTCGAATTCCTTGAGGGCAGGGAGGAGATCACCGTCGACCACGATCCCGGCACCACCATCAACGTCACGCAGCACGACGGTTCGGTGTTGCGGCTGAAAAAACTTGCCGAGGACCACGACCCGACCGACCGCGCCTCCGTGATGAATTTCATCCAGCGCCACAATGTGCGCGGCGAAATCGTCACCGGGCTGCTCTATGTCGAGCCGGACTCGGAAGACCTGCACGACCGCCTCGGCGTGACAAAGCGGCCGTTGAACACGCTGTCCGACCAAGATCTTTGCCCCGGCAGCGTGATGCTGGAAAAGATCAATGCGGGGCTGCGCTAA
- a CDS encoding 2-oxoacid:acceptor oxidoreductase subunit alpha, whose amino-acid sequence MLSRVEKINDFVIRLANVNGSGSASANRIFARSMIRMGIPVGSRNIFPSNIQGLPTWYEVRVSGAGHLGRRGGYDMMVAMNPQTWDKDVAGIDTGGYLFYDSTKPLPQSKFRDDITVIGMPLTEICNAQYSDPRQRQLFKNIMYVGALDALLGIDTDASEALIKELYKGKDKLIAPNIEALHIGRGYAEKNLKGAIGLKVKRADSVGERILIEGNAACALGCVYGGATVAAWYPITPSTSVAEAFASYCKKLRAGEDGNKYAIVQAEDELAAIGVVIGAGWNGSRAFTATSGPGISLMQEFIGLAYFAEIPAVLIDVQRGGPSTGMPTRTQQSDLLSAAFASHGDTRHVLLLPADPKEAFEMSATALDLADRLQTPIFVMTDLDIGMNEWLVDPLAWDDKKKMDRGKVMTFADLESGKDFGRYLDVDGDGIPFRTYPGTHPTKGAYFTRGTSRDRYARYTEEGPAYVDNMDRLLRKFETAKSLVPAPLKYDAPKATRYGVIYFGSTTAAMDEAILALNDKNILLDRLRVRAYPFSDAVIDFIKNHDRIYVVEQNRDAQLRTLLLDTGKVDPQKLVSVLHYDGNPVTARFIVNDISLKHGMEKPPLKEPVA is encoded by the coding sequence ATGCTCTCGCGCGTAGAAAAGATCAACGACTTCGTCATCCGCCTCGCGAACGTGAACGGTTCCGGCTCTGCGAGCGCGAACCGCATCTTCGCGCGTTCGATGATCCGGATGGGAATTCCTGTCGGCTCGCGCAACATCTTCCCGTCGAACATTCAGGGTCTGCCCACCTGGTACGAAGTGCGCGTTTCCGGCGCGGGTCATCTCGGCCGCCGCGGCGGCTACGACATGATGGTCGCGATGAATCCGCAGACCTGGGACAAGGATGTCGCCGGGATCGATACCGGCGGTTATCTTTTCTACGACTCGACGAAACCGCTGCCGCAATCGAAATTCCGCGACGACATCACCGTCATCGGGATGCCGCTCACCGAAATCTGCAACGCGCAGTATTCCGATCCGCGCCAGCGCCAGCTTTTCAAGAACATCATGTATGTCGGCGCGCTGGACGCGTTGCTCGGCATCGACACGGATGCCAGCGAAGCGCTGATCAAGGAACTCTACAAGGGCAAGGACAAGCTGATCGCGCCGAATATCGAGGCGCTGCATATCGGCCGCGGCTACGCGGAGAAGAACCTCAAGGGTGCGATTGGCCTGAAGGTAAAGCGCGCGGATTCGGTGGGCGAGCGCATCCTGATCGAAGGCAATGCCGCATGCGCGCTCGGTTGCGTCTATGGCGGCGCGACGGTGGCCGCGTGGTATCCGATCACGCCTTCGACTTCCGTGGCCGAGGCTTTCGCAAGCTACTGCAAGAAACTTCGCGCGGGCGAGGACGGCAACAAATATGCGATCGTACAGGCGGAGGACGAACTCGCCGCCATCGGCGTCGTGATCGGCGCGGGCTGGAACGGTTCGCGCGCCTTCACCGCGACTTCCGGCCCCGGCATTTCGTTGATGCAGGAGTTCATCGGGCTGGCTTACTTCGCGGAAATTCCTGCGGTGCTGATCGACGTGCAGCGCGGCGGTCCCTCGACCGGCATGCCGACGCGCACGCAGCAATCCGATCTTCTGTCCGCTGCCTTCGCCTCGCACGGCGACACGCGGCACGTCCTGCTGCTGCCTGCCGACCCGAAGGAAGCCTTCGAAATGTCGGCAACCGCGCTCGATCTCGCCGACCGGCTACAGACTCCGATTTTCGTGATGACCGATCTCGACATCGGCATGAACGAATGGCTGGTCGATCCGCTCGCATGGGACGACAAAAAGAAAATGGATCGTGGCAAGGTGATGACCTTTGCCGATCTCGAAAGCGGAAAAGATTTCGGCCGTTACCTCGATGTCGATGGCGACGGCATTCCGTTCCGCACCTATCCGGGTACGCATCCCACGAAAGGCGCCTATTTCACGCGCGGTACCTCGCGCGACCGCTATGCGCGCTACACCGAGGAAGGCCCGGCTTACGTCGACAACATGGACCGGCTGTTGCGGAAGTTCGAAACCGCAAAATCGCTGGTTCCCGCGCCGCTCAAATACGACGCGCCGAAAGCGACGAGATACGGCGTGATCTATTTCGGCTCGACCACTGCTGCGATGGACGAGGCGATCCTCGCGCTGAACGACAAGAACATCCTGCTCGATCGTCTCCGCGTTCGCGCCTATCCGTTCAGCGACGCCGTGATCGACTTCATCAAGAACCACGACCGCATTTATGTCGTCGAGCAAAACCGCGACGCGCAACTGCGCACGCTGCTGCTCGATACCGGCAAGGTCGATCCGCAAAAGCTGGTTTCGGTGCTGCACTATGACGGCAATCCCGTCACCGCGCGCTTCATCGTCAACGACATCTCGCTGAAACACGGCATGGAGAAGCCGCCGCTGAAGGAGCCTGTGGCGTGA
- a CDS encoding FAD-dependent oxidoreductase — MPATDIGNPDYFHKVVDCQWACPAHTPVPEYIRLIAAGRYTDAYMVNWKSNVFPGILGRTCDRPCEPACRRGRVEAEPVAICRLKRVAADNKEDIGALLPEKPARKNGKRIALIGAGPASLTVVRDLAPLGYEIVVFDADRQGGGMIRSQIPRFRLPEEVIDEEVGYITGRGFIEMRFGTRIESMKQLLAEKFDAVFVGSGAPRGRDLDIPGRNEAAKNIHIGIDWLSNVSFGHIEKIGKRVIVLGGGNTAMDCCRTSRRLGGEDVKVVVRSGFDEMKASPWEKEDAMHEGIPIFNFLVPKEFTHKDGKLTGVTFEKVVAKKDEKGRRQLVPSGDPDQHFECDDVLVAVGQENAFPWIERDCGIEFDKWEMPKVNEATFQSSNPKVFFGGDAAFGPKNIIWAVAHGHEAAVSIDKFCNGEDVAKRPPPMTHLMSQKMGIHEWSYDNAPSNELRHKVPMRDQKIALKSIKAEVELGFDRKLGYAETQRCLNCDVQTVFEAKLCIECDACADICPVDCITFTPNALEPDLRLMLNAPADNLTQDLYVSPQLKTGRVLVKDEDVCLHCGLCAERCPTGAWDMQKFLLEMTHATEAGCSRA, encoded by the coding sequence ATGCCGGCGACCGATATTGGCAATCCGGACTACTTCCATAAGGTCGTCGATTGCCAGTGGGCTTGCCCCGCGCACACGCCCGTTCCCGAATACATCCGTCTGATCGCAGCCGGGCGTTACACCGACGCCTACATGGTGAACTGGAAATCGAATGTGTTTCCGGGAATCCTTGGCCGCACCTGCGACCGCCCGTGCGAACCTGCGTGCCGCCGCGGCCGCGTCGAGGCGGAGCCGGTCGCGATCTGCCGTCTGAAGCGCGTGGCCGCCGACAATAAAGAAGACATCGGTGCGCTGCTTCCCGAAAAGCCTGCAAGGAAAAACGGCAAGCGCATCGCGCTAATCGGCGCGGGGCCTGCTTCGCTGACCGTCGTGCGAGACTTGGCCCCGCTCGGCTATGAAATCGTGGTGTTCGATGCCGACCGGCAGGGCGGCGGCATGATCCGCTCGCAGATTCCGCGCTTTCGCCTGCCGGAAGAAGTGATCGACGAGGAAGTCGGCTACATCACCGGCCGAGGCTTCATCGAGATGCGCTTCGGCACGCGCATCGAGAGCATGAAGCAACTGCTCGCGGAAAAGTTCGATGCGGTCTTCGTCGGCTCCGGCGCGCCGCGCGGCCGCGACCTCGACATTCCGGGCCGCAACGAAGCGGCGAAGAACATTCATATCGGCATCGACTGGCTCTCGAATGTCTCGTTCGGTCACATCGAAAAAATCGGCAAGCGCGTGATCGTGCTTGGCGGCGGCAATACCGCGATGGATTGTTGCCGCACCTCGCGCCGTCTCGGCGGCGAGGACGTGAAGGTCGTCGTCCGCTCCGGCTTCGACGAAATGAAGGCCTCGCCCTGGGAAAAGGAAGACGCGATGCACGAAGGCATCCCGATCTTCAATTTCCTCGTGCCAAAGGAATTCACGCACAAGGACGGCAAGCTCACCGGCGTCACCTTCGAGAAGGTCGTCGCGAAGAAGGACGAAAAGGGCCGTCGCCAGCTCGTGCCTTCCGGCGATCCTGACCAGCATTTCGAATGCGACGACGTGCTGGTCGCGGTCGGGCAGGAGAATGCTTTTCCTTGGATCGAGCGCGATTGCGGCATCGAGTTCGACAAGTGGGAAATGCCGAAGGTGAACGAGGCCACCTTCCAGTCCAGCAACCCGAAAGTATTTTTCGGCGGCGATGCCGCGTTCGGCCCGAAGAATATCATCTGGGCAGTGGCGCACGGCCACGAAGCGGCGGTTTCCATCGACAAGTTTTGTAACGGCGAGGATGTCGCGAAACGACCGCCGCCGATGACCCATCTGATGAGCCAGAAGATGGGAATCCATGAATGGAGCTACGACAACGCGCCGTCGAACGAGCTTCGCCACAAGGTGCCGATGCGCGACCAGAAGATCGCGCTGAAAAGCATCAAGGCCGAGGTCGAACTCGGCTTCGACCGGAAGCTCGGTTACGCCGAAACCCAGCGCTGCCTGAACTGCGACGTGCAGACCGTGTTCGAGGCGAAGCTCTGCATCGAATGCGATGCCTGCGCCGATATCTGCCCGGTCGATTGCATTACCTTCACGCCGAATGCGCTGGAGCCGGACCTGCGGCTGATGCTGAACGCGCCGGCCGATAACCTGACGCAGGATTTATATGTCTCGCCGCAACTCAAGACAGGCCGTGTGCTGGTGAAGGACGAGGACGTCTGCCTGCATTGCGGGTTGTGCGCGGAGCGCTGCCCCACCGGCGCATGGGACATGCAGAAGTTTCTGCTCGAAATGACGCACGCGACGGAGGCCGGATGCTCTCGCGCGTAG
- a CDS encoding metallophosphoesterase family protein codes for MRIALFSDIHANREAFEACLADARQAGFDAIALLGDYVGYGADPEWSVDKLIELRQSGAVAVLGNHDAAVVENVPGFNPVAQLAIEWTRKQLSLAQQEFLKSLPLTVEQDDRLFVHASADNPSAWHYVTNVEGAAQCLHAASPMLTVCGHVHEPAIYSMSPAAKMTSFTPVVDVEIPLLPNRKWLVVLGSVGQPRDRNPAASYAILDTDKAAVTYRRVAYDVDAAAKKILAAGLPQRLAGRLFEGR; via the coding sequence GTGCGCATCGCGCTGTTTTCGGACATTCATGCCAACCGCGAGGCATTCGAAGCCTGTCTGGCCGATGCGCGGCAAGCGGGGTTCGACGCAATCGCGCTGCTCGGCGATTACGTCGGCTATGGCGCGGACCCGGAATGGTCGGTCGATAAGCTGATCGAGTTGCGGCAGTCCGGCGCCGTTGCCGTGCTCGGCAATCATGATGCCGCTGTCGTGGAGAACGTGCCCGGCTTCAATCCGGTCGCGCAACTGGCGATCGAATGGACACGCAAGCAATTGTCGCTTGCGCAGCAGGAGTTTCTGAAATCCCTGCCGCTGACGGTCGAGCAAGACGACCGTCTTTTCGTTCATGCCAGTGCCGACAACCCTTCCGCCTGGCACTACGTGACGAATGTCGAAGGAGCCGCGCAATGCCTGCACGCAGCTTCCCCGATGCTTACCGTTTGCGGCCACGTCCATGAGCCGGCGATCTATTCGATGTCGCCAGCCGCGAAGATGACGTCTTTTACTCCGGTCGTGGATGTCGAAATCCCGCTCCTGCCGAATCGCAAGTGGCTCGTCGTGCTTGGTTCGGTCGGCCAGCCGCGCGACAGGAACCCGGCGGCCTCCTACGCCATTCTCGATACCGATAAAGCGGCGGTGACCTATCGGCGCGTCGCGTATGACGTCGATGCGGCTGCGAAAAAGATTCTCGCGGCAGGCCTTCCGCAGCGTCTCGCCGGACGTCTGTTCGAAGGCCGCTAA
- the murA gene encoding UDP-N-acetylglucosamine 1-carboxyvinyltransferase — protein sequence MDRIRIHGGRALNGTIPISGAKNAALPLMIASLLTEEKLILENVPRLADVGLLQYILGNHGVDIMVGGKRAGDDEHAGQTFEFSAKNIVDTTAPYHLVSKMRASFWVIGPLLARMGEAKVSLPGGCAIGTRPVDFHLDALRALGGEIEIEEGYAIAKAKGGLRGARISFPKVSVGATHTALLSAALAKGESVIENAAREPEIVDVADCLNKMGAMIEGAGTPTIRIQGRDKLHGARHPVLPDRIETGTYAMAVAMTGGDVMLAGARAELLNAALDTLRGTGAEITATNEGLRVTRNGGGIRPVDVTTEPFPGFPTDLQAQFMALMTRAKGTSHIRETIFENRFMHVQELARLGAKISLDGETATVEGVERLKGAPVMATDLRASVSLVIGGLAAEGETTVHRVYHLDRGFERLEQKLARCGASIERVSG from the coding sequence TTGGACCGCATCCGGATCCACGGCGGCCGCGCCCTGAACGGCACGATTCCCATTTCCGGCGCGAAGAACGCCGCGCTGCCGCTCATGATCGCGAGCCTGCTCACCGAGGAGAAGCTCATCCTCGAAAACGTGCCGCGCCTCGCGGACGTGGGCCTCTTGCAATACATCCTCGGCAATCACGGCGTGGACATCATGGTCGGCGGCAAGCGCGCCGGCGACGACGAGCACGCGGGACAGACCTTCGAGTTCTCCGCGAAGAATATCGTCGATACCACCGCGCCCTATCATCTCGTCTCCAAGATGCGCGCGAGCTTCTGGGTCATCGGCCCGCTCCTGGCGCGCATGGGCGAAGCGAAGGTATCGCTGCCCGGCGGTTGCGCCATCGGCACGCGCCCGGTCGATTTCCACCTCGATGCGCTGCGCGCACTCGGCGGTGAAATCGAGATCGAGGAAGGCTACGCCATCGCCAAGGCGAAAGGCGGTCTTCGTGGCGCGCGGATTTCCTTCCCTAAGGTTTCGGTCGGCGCGACCCACACCGCCTTGCTCTCTGCCGCGCTGGCGAAGGGCGAGAGCGTGATCGAGAACGCGGCGCGCGAACCCGAGATCGTTGATGTCGCCGACTGTCTGAACAAGATGGGTGCGATGATCGAAGGCGCGGGCACGCCGACGATCCGTATTCAGGGCCGCGACAAGCTGCACGGCGCGCGCCATCCGGTGCTGCCGGATCGCATCGAGACCGGCACCTACGCGATGGCGGTGGCGATGACCGGCGGCGACGTGATGCTCGCGGGCGCGCGCGCCGAACTGCTCAACGCCGCGCTCGATACGCTGCGCGGCACCGGTGCGGAGATCACCGCGACCAACGAGGGGCTGCGCGTGACGCGCAATGGCGGCGGCATTCGCCCGGTCGATGTCACCACCGAGCCGTTCCCCGGTTTCCCGACCGATTTGCAGGCGCAGTTCATGGCGCTGATGACCCGCGCCAAAGGCACCTCGCACATCCGCGAGACCATCTTCGAGAACCGCTTCATGCATGTGCAGGAGCTGGCCCGCCTCGGCGCGAAAATCTCGCTCGACGGCGAAACCGCCACTGTCGAGGGCGTCGAGCGCCTCAAGGGTGCTCCGGTGATGGCGACCGACCTTCGCGCGTCGGTCTCGCTGGTAATCGGCGGCCTCGCGGCCGAAGGCGAAACCACGGTCCACCGCGTTTACCATCTGGACCGGGGCTTCGAGCGCCTCGAGCAGAAACTGGCCCGTTGCGGCGCCTCCATTGAGCGCGTTTCGGGTTAA
- a CDS encoding protein kinase, whose protein sequence is MSQRFEPGAVIDGFTLQDRVHMGGMATLWSVTKQGDPRPMLMKVPHFGEGSDPAAIVSFEMERMILPRLSGPHVPQFVAAGDFSNQPYLVMERIEGTTLLAKLDALPLGYEEAAAIASRIAAALSDLHRQNVIHLDVKPSNIIFRPDGAAVLIDYGLSHHRQLPDLMQEEFRLPYGTAPYMAPEQLLGVRSDARSDQFALGVILYFFSTGERPFGEGETMRAMRRRLWRDPYPPRSLRADYPPWLQEVVLRCLEVEPAWRYPAMSHLSFDLAQPDQVKLTARSQKLKRDPLSVVLRRRFNPDLKRGIVKETEVDLSEAPIIMAAVDISADAAANEALLAETRRLLASAPEARLACVNVLKQNRIALDTTLDEQGKNKHIERMAALRKWAAPLQLEAPRVTVHVLEEIDPASAILEFARLNAAGHILIGARRNSFRKKLLGSVSAKVAAEASCSVTVVRPAEAIDRSRYLYDD, encoded by the coding sequence ATGTCGCAGAGATTCGAACCCGGTGCCGTCATCGACGGCTTCACGCTGCAAGACCGCGTGCACATGGGCGGCATGGCCACGCTCTGGAGCGTGACGAAGCAGGGCGATCCGCGCCCGATGCTCATGAAGGTGCCGCATTTCGGCGAAGGCTCCGACCCGGCCGCGATCGTCAGCTTCGAGATGGAGCGGATGATCTTGCCGCGCCTGAGCGGGCCGCACGTTCCGCAATTCGTCGCCGCAGGTGATTTCTCGAACCAGCCTTACCTCGTGATGGAGCGGATCGAGGGGACTACGCTCCTAGCGAAGCTGGACGCATTGCCGCTCGGCTACGAAGAGGCAGCCGCCATCGCCAGCCGTATCGCGGCCGCGCTGAGCGATCTGCACCGCCAGAATGTCATTCATCTGGACGTGAAGCCGAGCAACATCATCTTCCGCCCGGACGGCGCCGCCGTGCTGATCGATTACGGCTTGTCGCATCATCGCCAGTTGCCCGACCTGATGCAGGAAGAATTCCGCCTGCCATACGGCACCGCCCCGTACATGGCGCCGGAGCAATTGCTCGGCGTGCGCAGCGATGCGCGCTCGGACCAGTTTGCGCTCGGTGTTATTCTGTATTTCTTCTCGACCGGCGAGCGTCCATTCGGCGAAGGCGAAACCATGCGCGCGATGCGCCGCCGCCTGTGGCGCGATCCCTATCCGCCGCGTAGCTTGCGCGCAGATTATCCGCCGTGGCTGCAGGAAGTTGTGTTGCGCTGTCTCGAGGTCGAGCCGGCCTGGCGCTATCCGGCGATGTCTCATCTCTCGTTTGATCTTGCGCAGCCGGATCAGGTGAAGCTGACTGCGCGTTCGCAGAAATTGAAGCGCGATCCGCTGTCGGTCGTATTGCGCCGCCGTTTCAATCCGGACCTGAAGCGCGGCATCGTGAAGGAAACCGAGGTCGATCTCTCGGAAGCGCCCATTATTATGGCGGCGGTCGACATTTCCGCGGATGCCGCCGCGAACGAAGCGTTGCTTGCCGAAACCAGGCGGCTGCTCGCATCCGCGCCCGAGGCAAGGCTGGCTTGCGTGAACGTGCTGAAGCAGAACCGGATTGCCCTCGACACTACGCTCGACGAGCAGGGGAAGAACAAGCACATCGAGCGCATGGCGGCGCTAAGGAAATGGGCCGCCCCGCTGCAACTCGAAGCGCCGCGCGTAACCGTGCATGTGCTGGAGGAGATCGACCCCGCCTCGGCAATCCTCGAATTCGCGCGCCTCAATGCAGCCGGCCACATCCTGATCGGCGCGCGCCGCAATTCTTTCCGTAAAAAATTGCTGGGCAGCGTTTCGGCAAAAGTCGCGGCCGAGGCATCCTGTTCCGTCACCGTTGTCAGGCCCGCGGAAGCTATTGACCGGTCCCGTTATCTGTACGACGACTGA
- a CDS encoding DUF2948 family protein: MTTTEAALLKLVALEADDLPVISAHLQDAVACVQEIAYLPAERRLAMVVNRFDWLSGNEKPTRLRTGVRFERVNKARLRNLDLKKTGEMLNLLAVEFAPSDAPSGTITLYFSGDAAIQLDVECVEAAMTDLGPAWNARGCPQHETGA; the protein is encoded by the coding sequence ATGACGACGACCGAAGCCGCACTGCTGAAACTGGTGGCGCTGGAGGCCGATGATCTGCCGGTGATTTCCGCGCACCTGCAGGACGCCGTCGCCTGCGTGCAGGAGATCGCGTACCTGCCGGCCGAGCGCCGCCTTGCGATGGTGGTCAACCGCTTCGACTGGCTTAGCGGTAACGAGAAGCCGACGCGCCTGCGTACCGGTGTGCGCTTCGAGCGCGTGAACAAAGCGCGGCTGCGCAACCTCGACCTGAAGAAGACCGGCGAGATGCTGAACCTGCTGGCGGTCGAGTTCGCGCCATCCGATGCGCCGTCCGGCACCATCACGCTCTATTTCTCCGGCGATGCCGCGATCCAGCTCGATGTCGAATGTGTTGAGGCGGCGATGACCGATCTCGGCCCGGCGTGGAATGCGCGCGGCTGCCCGCAGCACGAAACCGGCGCGTAG
- a CDS encoding AbrB family transcriptional regulator has translation MTLPDLSRAPASVRTLLTLIAAVIGGAIFAYLHLPAAWLAGSLVAVSALALAGAPVYVPDLLRKIIFVVLGISLGAAVTPETLAGIRTWPITLSVLVLSLPATMAAVMLYLHYVSGWKYRETLYASAPGALSAVLAMAADAKVDVRMVAFVQTVRVFFLIAALPGALLAAGLSPHAGAVPPAAAVHTASLNDMLIMAGTGIASALIAERLRVPAGLMIGPMIVNGVLHGSGYVQGNIPPVLLLISFVVLGAFTGTRFAGTTAAMIRRLFLDSIGAFVVAMIVAVIFAFAASWLSGEDIAKTILAFAPGGLEAMTILAFLIGLDPAFVGAHHLVRFLLIAALLPFIARLLMGKGAEAIALPEAEQEERAKKPSLDGGGE, from the coding sequence ATGACTCTTCCGGACCTTTCCCGCGCTCCCGCAAGCGTACGCACGCTGCTCACCCTGATCGCTGCCGTGATCGGCGGCGCGATTTTCGCGTATCTCCATTTGCCCGCTGCATGGCTTGCCGGTTCGCTGGTCGCCGTATCCGCGCTCGCGCTGGCCGGCGCGCCGGTTTATGTGCCGGATCTTCTCCGCAAGATCATCTTTGTCGTGCTCGGCATTTCGCTGGGCGCGGCGGTGACGCCGGAAACACTGGCCGGCATCCGCACCTGGCCCATCACGCTTTCGGTTCTGGTCTTGTCGTTGCCAGCAACGATGGCAGCGGTGATGCTCTATCTGCATTACGTTTCGGGCTGGAAATATCGCGAGACATTATATGCGAGCGCTCCCGGCGCGCTGTCCGCGGTGCTCGCGATGGCGGCCGATGCGAAAGTGGATGTGCGCATGGTTGCCTTCGTGCAGACCGTCCGCGTGTTCTTCCTGATCGCGGCATTGCCGGGCGCTTTGCTGGCGGCAGGGCTTTCACCGCATGCGGGCGCGGTTCCGCCCGCGGCCGCGGTTCATACGGCTTCGTTGAATGACATGCTGATCATGGCAGGCACGGGCATCGCCTCCGCATTGATTGCGGAACGGCTGCGCGTGCCGGCGGGACTGATGATCGGCCCGATGATCGTGAACGGCGTGCTGCATGGCAGCGGCTATGTGCAGGGAAACATTCCGCCGGTGCTGCTGCTCATATCCTTTGTCGTGCTCGGCGCATTCACGGGAACGCGCTTCGCGGGGACGACGGCCGCGATGATCCGCCGCCTGTTTCTTGATTCGATCGGCGCTTTCGTCGTGGCCATGATCGTTGCGGTTATTTTCGCCTTCGCCGCGTCATGGCTGTCGGGCGAGGACATCGCCAAGACCATCCTCGCTTTCGCGCCCGGCGGTCTGGAAGCGATGACGATTCTCGCGTTTCTGATCGGGCTAGACCCGGCCTTCGTCGGCGCGCACCATCTGGTCCGCTTTCTTCTGATCGCAGCGCTGCTGCCCTTCATCGCGCGCCTGCTGATGGGCAAGGGAGCCGAAGCCATCGCCCTGCCTGAAGCGGAGCAGGAGGAACGCGCGAAAAAACCGTCTCTCGACGGGGGCGGGGAATAG